The genomic DNA CGCTGCGGACCTGTCCTTGAACGAGGCATTCTGCGGCGAGACGCCCGCGGGCGAGAAGACCAGCGGCAACTGCCTCAAGGCCGGATCTCCGTGCATGGGTTGCACGGAAAAAGGCTATCCTGACCGTTTCGTTCCGTTCGTTATCCGCTAGCGAAGAAGGGAGGGAAAATAGATGGCTCAGTATCATGAAGTAGACCCGATTTCACGCATCGAAGGTCACCTGGGAATCAAGGTCGAGCTCGACGCCAGCGGCGAAATCATTGAGGCTAACTCGCACGCCAACCTGTGGCGTGGTTTTGAGAACTTCCTCATCGGCCGTGCCGCGAACGACGCGATTACCTTCACCCAGCGCATCTGCGGTGTGTGTCCGCTGCCTCACGCTACTGCCTCGATGTTCAACGTCGAGTCGGTTCTTGGCGTGAGTGACGGCTACATCACGTGGGAGACGGCGCATGCTACGAACCAGAGCATGAAGGGCGTTCCGGCAAAGGCCGTCCTTATTCGCAACATCGTCTACGCGTGCGAGTTCCTGATGTCGAACATCACGCACTTCTATCACCTGGTCGCTCCGAGCTACGTCCAGGGCCCGGCAATCTCGCCGTGGACCCCGTACTTTCATGACACCCAGTACCATGGGCTTCTCAGAGGTGCGAGCGGCACGGACGCAACTGGCGGTCCTGATGCACACGGCCTCGGCGGCCTCGGTATTCTTCCCGACGCCGATGCGACTGGCTCGACCGATCTGTGGTCGGCCGTCATCACGCAGTACGTCAAGGCACTGCGCATCCGCCGCCTCGCGCTCGAGGCCGGCGCGCTGTTCGCAGGCCGCATGCCGATGGTTGCTTCCTTCGTCGCTGGCGGCGTCACCAACAAGACCGAGACCCAGGCAAGCTGGGAGGCCAAGTGTGACGCGTTCCGCACGATCATGGTTGAGGTCGCGAACTTCTGCGTCCGTGAGTACATCCCGCTCGCTGTTGCGCTCGGCTATCTCTATACGCCGTTCGACAACAACGCTGGCGCCAACGGTTTCGGAGCCGGCTGCGGCAACCTGCTCGCATGGGGTGCGTTCCCGAACACGGGTACCGGCGATGACACGGCTCTCGCCTTCTTGGGTGGCTACAGCATCACCGACGAGTTCGCGCAGGCTGCAGAGACGCACAAGTTCATGGAACAGCGTTCGGACACCACGGGTCTTGCCGATCATGGTGTCGAGTTCGTGAAGAACAACCTTGTCGAGTACATCGTCCGTTCGAACTACAAGGACGAGCTTGGCGAGTTCGACGCAAGCGGCAAGGCATACCCGGGTGGCGTTATCGACGCCAGCGGCAACTTCTCTGCCGTCACGCGTACGATTCCCGACCGCACTGGCTCGGTGGGCCCCTTCACGAGCATGGCCGCAGACAACGATGACGGCTATTCCTGGATGAAGGCTCCTCGCATCAAGTCGGTTGCCGACGGCGAGTACTACCCGATGGAGGTCGGCCCGTTCGCACGTATGAACATCAACGACGCGTACTTCTCGAACAACACCGGCAACGACCAGTACCTGTTCTTGAGGGGTTCTTCTCCGTGGCTAACCGCCTACGGTAGTCTCTACGGCAAGGCCACGAGTGACCCAACAGCTGTTGAGCACGGTGGCGGCTGGTGGGGTCTCGACCCTGACGTGATCGGTCCGGACCTGGCTCACGCCTTGGTTCTTGAGGGCGCAGTCAAGATGTCTTCCGATGGAGCCGCCATCATCGATGATGGTCTGGATATCGTGACAAAGATCCTCACCATGAAGTGTGGCTACTCCACCATGGACCGCCTGCGTGCCCGTGCAATTGAGACCTTCTGGCTCTGCACCTGGATTCTCGGTGGAACGTTCAACAAGGGAACCAGCACGTGGGTTCCGGCTATCGGCACAGCAGTCGGCGATGGCTGGATCAACCAGCTTGAGGCTCTCTACGGTGTGACCGGCTACAAGGCCTACGCTGTTCCCCCCGGCACCACCGTTGGCATGGGTGTAAGCGAAGCTCCTCGCGGTGCCCTGGCGCACTTCGCCTCTGCTTCCTCGGGCAAGATCATCGCCTACCAGTGCGTCGTTCCCACTACATGGAACGGCTCGCCGAAGGACGGCGCGACCGGTGCTTCTGGCACCAGGCGCGGCCCGATTGAGGCTGCAGTTGTCGGCGCCACGTTCGAAGAGGGACTTGCTATCTCAGTCACCAACTTCGAGTCTGGTGACGCTGGCGGCGCAACAGCCGAGAGCGGCGTTGAAGTCCTTCGTATTGCCCAGTCATTCGATCCGTGCATCGCTTGCGCGGTCCACTAGCCGAGAAAGGGAGGTGAATGCTGTGAGAAAATTAACTACTCTGTTTATTGCGGTCATCGCTATCATGCTCCTGTCGAGCGGAGTCGCCTACGCGAACTTCGGTCCTCATGGTGCCTATGTCGATGACACCGATGCTTGTGCTGCTTGCCATAGGGCTCACACGTCCTTCGCTGATCTCGGCTGGGTCGATCTGCAGGGCTACGAGCGCGATAGCGCGTTGCTCG from Actinomycetota bacterium includes the following:
- a CDS encoding nickel-dependent hydrogenase large subunit, yielding MAQYHEVDPISRIEGHLGIKVELDASGEIIEANSHANLWRGFENFLIGRAANDAITFTQRICGVCPLPHATASMFNVESVLGVSDGYITWETAHATNQSMKGVPAKAVLIRNIVYACEFLMSNITHFYHLVAPSYVQGPAISPWTPYFHDTQYHGLLRGASGTDATGGPDAHGLGGLGILPDADATGSTDLWSAVITQYVKALRIRRLALEAGALFAGRMPMVASFVAGGVTNKTETQASWEAKCDAFRTIMVEVANFCVREYIPLAVALGYLYTPFDNNAGANGFGAGCGNLLAWGAFPNTGTGDDTALAFLGGYSITDEFAQAAETHKFMEQRSDTTGLADHGVEFVKNNLVEYIVRSNYKDELGEFDASGKAYPGGVIDASGNFSAVTRTIPDRTGSVGPFTSMAADNDDGYSWMKAPRIKSVADGEYYPMEVGPFARMNINDAYFSNNTGNDQYLFLRGSSPWLTAYGSLYGKATSDPTAVEHGGGWWGLDPDVIGPDLAHALVLEGAVKMSSDGAAIIDDGLDIVTKILTMKCGYSTMDRLRARAIETFWLCTWILGGTFNKGTSTWVPAIGTAVGDGWINQLEALYGVTGYKAYAVPPGTTVGMGVSEAPRGALAHFASASSGKIIAYQCVVPTTWNGSPKDGATGASGTRRGPIEAAVVGATFEEGLAISVTNFESGDAGGATAESGVEVLRIAQSFDPCIACAVH